Sequence from the Natronomonas marina genome:
GGGCACGCCCGAAGCGGTGTCGCCGTCGTCGTCGGTGACGGTCATCGAGGAACCCGCGCCGCTCGTGGTCGACCAGTTCGAGGCGTTCAGCCACGTATGCGCGTTCTCGGATTCACCGGAGACGCGCGGGAACTGATGGAGACTGTCCTCGTCCACGCGGTCGAAGCGCACCTGGACCGGCTCGTCCTGACTGTCGTTGTAGTGCGCGGGGAGCTGCTCGACGTCGCCGTCGTCGCTCTCGTACTCGATGTTGTCAGCCGAGAGCGCCATCTCGCCGCGGTCGTACTCGGCGATAGTGAGCGTGTCCTCGTGGATGTACGCCGGCGAGGCGTCACTCGATTCGTAGTTGATGTCCGGCCCGCTCCCCGCCGCTGCGAGGGCAGGGGCGACCGTGGACATCAGCACTGCGCACGCGATTAGCAGGGCGATGATTCCCTGGCGATACGTCGTGGTCTGTGAGTCTAGTGTCATGGTCTGAAGGAAAGGTAGTCGACTACGATGCCGCGGGCGTCTCGGTCGTCGAGTGGCCGACTCACACCGGCGAGTTCGAGGCGATCCCGTTCGCCGACAGTGTGGTCGGCGGGCCGATGTCGCCGGTCCCGGCGCTGGGCGTCGTGAACGGCCGCGTCGGGTGGCGGCGTCGTACTCATGGTGTGTGGGGCCGCGACCCGTCGCGGGCCGAGGCTTGACCGTAGTATTGTGTTTAGTTCCCTATATATCAACGGAATGTTAAAACAGCATTTGGATAGGTTTATCCGTCGGTCAAAACGCGGTTCTAATGGTGTTTAAACGCAGTTTTAACATCGCGTCAGACATGGCGCTGTCTTTTTAGTTATCTAGTACGTTGCTCGCGTATGGGCGTTCAGAAGAAAATCGACCACGGGCGAGAAGTAACCCAGATCGGGAACTCCTACATGGTGTCGATCCCGATGGATTCCTGCCGGGAGTTGGGTCTCGACGAACAGGCGAGTGTCGACGTGGAAGTTGACTACGAAGCCGAGACGGTAACCTACCATCTA
This genomic interval carries:
- a CDS encoding AbrB/MazE/SpoVT family DNA-binding domain-containing protein; this translates as MGVQKKIDHGREVTQIGNSYMVSIPMDSCRELGLDEQASVDVEVDYEAETVTYHL